A single window of Balaenoptera ricei isolate mBalRic1 chromosome 15, mBalRic1.hap2, whole genome shotgun sequence DNA harbors:
- the SSC4D gene encoding scavenger receptor cysteine-rich domain-containing group B protein — translation MGPLERPSTGWTHKDTEMQVGPQPDEKSRGWRPGDRNAAPSPLTPVLSFLLLLPLASALQPTSLPFPELRLVGGPSRCRGRLEVLHGGSWGSVCDDDWDVVDANVVCRQLGCGLALPVPRPLAFGQGRGPILLDNVECRGQEAALSECGSRGWGVHNCFHFEDVAVLCDEFLPTQPPARKVLTSRAPPTTPQNGKGEGSVRLVGGAGPCQGRVEILHGGLWGTVCDDDWGLPDATVVCRQLGCGAALAATTNAFFGYGTGHILLDNVHCEGGETRLAACLSLGWGVHNCGHHEDAGALCAVLGHLTLTALPPSGTRADWAWHTEPEATGVGALPSREPALFTTAAWAAGKKSGRLRLVGGPSPCRGRVEVLYAGGWGTVCDDDWDFADARVACREAGCGPALGATGLGHFGYGRGPVLLDNVGCAGTEARLSDCFHLGWGQHNCGHHEDAGALCSGPEELVQQDGAETTQVPTPRPRDGHLRLANGAHRCEGRVELFLGQQWGTVCDDAWDLRAAGVLCHQLGCGQALAAPGEAHFGPGQGPILLDNVKCRGDESALLLCSHIRWDAHNCDHSEDASVLCQPS, via the exons ATGGGACCCTTGGAAAGGCCATCCACTGGCTGGACGCATAAGGACACAGAGATGCAAGTTGGTCCCCAGCCTGATGAGAAGAGCAGGGGATGGAGGCCTGGAGACAGGAACGCGGCCCCTTCCCCCCTCACCCCTGTcctgtccttcctcctcctcttgccaCTGG CCAGCGCCCTACAGCCCACCTCACTGCCCTTTCCAG AGCTGAGGCTGGTGGGGGGCCCGAGCCGCTGCCGGGGACGTCTGGAGGTCCTGCATGGCGGCTCCTGGGGCAGCGTCTGCGACGACGACTGGGACGTGGTGGACGCCAATGTGGTGTGTCGTCAGCTGGGCTGCGGCCTGGCTCTGCCCGTGCCGCGGCCCCTTGCCTTCGGCCAGGGCCGAGGCCCCATCCTGCTGGACAACGTGGAGTGCCGTGGGCAGGAAGCTGCGTTGAGCGAGTGTGGCAGCCGAGGCTGGGGCGTCCACAACTGCTTTCACTTCGAGGACGTGGCTGTCCTGTGTGACG AATTCTTGCCCACGCAGCCCCCAGCAAGGAAAGTGTTAACCAGTAGGGCACCCCCTACAACTCCCCAGAATGGAAAAG GTGAGGGCAGCGTGCGCCTGGTGGGGGGCGCGGGCCCGTGTCAGGGCCGAGTGGAGATCCTGCACGGTGGCCTGTGGGGTACCGTGTGTGACGATGACTGGGGGCTGCCGGACGCCACCGTGGTCTGCCGCCAGCTAGGCTGCGGGGCGGCCCTGGCAGCCACCACCAACGCCTTCTTCGGCTACGGCACGGGGCACATCCTGCTGGACAACGTGCACTGTGAAGGAGGCGAGACCCGTCTGGCAGCCTGCCTGAGCCTAGGCTGGGGGGTGCACAACTGCGGCCACCACGAGGACGCCGGCGCGCTCTGCGCAG TCCTGGGGCACCTGACTCTCACGGCACTGCCACCATCGGGCACAAGAGCGGACTGGGCGTGGCACACAGAGCCAGAGG CTACAGGAGTTGGTGCCCTGCCTTCCAGGGAGCCGGCACTGTTCACCACAGCGGCCTGGGCGGCGGGGAAGAAAa GCGGGCGGCTGCGGCTGGTGGGCGGCCCGAGCCCGTGCCGCGGCCGCGTGGAGGTGCTATACGCCGGGGGCTGGGGCACCGTGTGCGACGATGACTGGGACTTCGCGGACGCGCGCGTGGCCTGCCGCGAGGCGGGCTGCGGGCCGGCGCTGGGCGCCACGGGCCTCGGCCACTTCGGCTACGGCCGCGGCCCCGTGCTGCTGGACAACGTGGGTTGCGCCGGCACGGAGGCCCGCCTGAGTGACTGCTTCCACTTGGGCTGGGGCCAGCACAACTGCGGCCACCACGAGGATGCGGGCGCGCTCTGCTCAG GCCCAGAGGAGCTAGTCCAGCAGGATGGTGCTGAGACCACCCAGGTGCCCACTCCTCGACCCAGGGACG GGCACTTACGTCTGGCCAACGGAGCCCACCGATGCGAGGGCCGTGTAGAGCTCTTCCTAGGGCAGCAGTGGGGCACTGTTTGCGATGATGCTTGGGACCTGCGGGCAGCCGGCGTCCTGTGTCACCAGCTGGGCTGTGGCCAGGCCCTGGCAGCCCCTGGTGAGGCCCACTTTGGCCCAGGCCAAGGCCCTATCCTCCTGGACAATGTCAAGTGCCGTGGAGACGAGAGTGCCCTGCTGCTGTGCTCTCACATCCGCTGGGATGCCCACAACTGTGACCACAGTGAGGATGCCAGTGTCCTGTGCCAGCCATCATGA